The Flavobacterium galactosidilyticum nucleotide sequence CTACGGAATGTTGGCCACTTTTGTGAAAATAGCATACGGCGATGGTTATACTACTGCAGAGGTTACGACTTCTCAATTTATATATGGAATTATAGGAATTCTAATTTTGAATTTAATTCAGAAGGTTAAAAACAAAAACAAAACTCCAAAAGCATCAAAAAAAAATATTTTTCAGTTGATGCTAGCTGGAACTTCATTAGGAATGACAAGTATTTTCTACTATCTAGCCGTGAAATACATTCCTGTTTCTATAGGAATTGTATTGTTGATGCAAACCGTATGGATAGGTGTTTTACTAGAGTGGTTTTTAGATAAGAAAGCACCTTCATTTCAAAAAATAATTTCGGTATTAATTGTTTTAATTGGTACAGCATTAGCAATAAACATCTTCAAAATCGACTTTAATGATTCCAATAATAATTGGCCGTTAGGGATTTTGTTTGGCTTACTAGCTGCTGCTTCCTTTACAACAACTATGTTTACTGCAAATCGTGTTGCAACTGCTATTTCGCCTACACAACGAAGCTTGTATATGATTCTTGGAGGTGCTGTGATTGTATTTACATTTGCTATATTCACACAAGTTACTCCATTCAACTTTGAAATCTTCGCAAAATGGGGAATTATCATGGCACTTTTTGGAACCATAATTCCACCAATGTTATTGAATGCTGGTTTTCCACTTACAGGAATTGGATTAGGAAGTATAGTTTCTGCACTGGAACTTCCTGTTTCGGTTATGATGGCTTATACATTGCTAAATGAAAAAGTAGATCCATTACAGTGGTTTGGTATCGCTTTAATCATTCTGGCCATTATCATTATGAATGTTAATTTAAAAAAAAAGGCTGAAACACCTGGCCATTAAAACCTTAAAAAACATAAATAAACTCATTGATTTTTTATAAATTCGTAACAAACACTCTTATTATGAATTTACCTTGGCATTTATATGTAATGGCTTTTATTTATTTCGTTGCAGGAATAAACCATTTTAGGAATCCACGACTTTACATAAAAATCATTCCACCTTCTTTTCCAAATCCAAAATTACTGAATATAATAAGCGGTTTGGCAGAAATACTTTTGGGAATTGGATTATGTATTCCAATTATTTCGAATTATGCTGCCTGGGGAGTAATCGCTTTATTGATAGCTGTTTTTCCTGCAAATATTTATATGTTTACCAATCAAAAAGCGAGTATGGGTCTACCCAAATGGGTTTTACTTTTGCGAATACCTTTGCAATTACTTTTAATTTTTTGGGCTTACCAATATACTTAATCGAATGAATTCCTTATTTGACTTTGCATCCGAACCACTATTTCTAGGGTTGCCAGATGCTGAAATTATTTATTATCCTGAATTTTATGATAAGCCAGCAGCTGATTTAATGTATACTGAATTAGTGAAAGACATACTGTGGCAACAAGATGAGATTAGAGTATTTGGAAAAATTCACCCGCAACCTAGATTGACTGCTTTGTATGGAAATGAAGGAAAATCCTATTCCTATTCCAATATAAAAATGCAACCCCATCCTTGGAATTTGCTTTTGCAAAAGATAAAATCAGAAGTTGAGAAGGTCGCCGAAACACATTTCAGCACTGTTCTACTGAATTACTATCGAGATGGAAAAGACAGTAACGGTTGGCATGCTGATAACGAAAAAGAATTAGGATTGAATCCGATAATAGCTTCAGTAAGTTTTGGTGCTGAACGAGTTTTTCAGCTAAAACATAATTCTGATATAGGACAGAAACAAAATATCGTTTTACAACATGGAAGTTTATTATTGATGAAAGGAACAACTCAACATTTCTGGAAACATCAAATTCCAAAAACTGCCAAACCTATTGGCTCCCGAATAAACCTCACATTCCGATTGATAAAGTAATTTACGTACTGAAATTGTGTTATATTTGAAAGTAACTTTTTTTAATTATGAACGAAATCATTTCCTATTTTTCTACCATTCCATCTTCACACAGAAGTTTAATCCTTGTGGGCGGAATTACATTATTTTGGTTGATTGAAAATGCATTTCCGCTTTTTAACTTCAGTTATAAAAAATGGCGTCACGCCAGCATCAATATTTTCTTGACTGCTACTACTATTGTAGTTAATTTTTTCTTGGCTTTCATTTTATTAAAAACTGCCAATTGGACCATTGCTAACGATTTTGGCGTTTTACAATGGCTACCCGAAATGTCTATTTGGCTTTATGCACTTATTGGATTGCTATTGTTGGATTTAATTGGCGCTTATTTAGTTCATTTAGTAGAGCATAAAGTAAAAATATTATGGCGTTTTCATATCATTCATCATACGGATACTTGGGTAGATACTACTTCTGCAAATAGACATCATCCGGGTGAAAGTGTTATTCGGTTTGCTTTTACAACTCTAGGAGTCTTAGTAGTGGGAAGTCCCATGTGGATGGTATTCTTGTATCAAACACTATCCGTCATTGCTACACAATTCAATCACGCTAACATTTCATTGCCTAAAAAATTAGATACTGTTTTGAGTTATTTTATCGTATCACCAGACATGCATAAAGTACATCATCATCACGTTCTTCCATACACGGACAGTAATTACGGAAATATATTTTCAGTTTGGGATCGTTTATTTAGAACATATAAGACACTTCCAAGGGCGGAAATCAAGTACGGAATTGATACTTATCCCGATCCAAAAGAACACAACAACTTAAAAATTTTATTAAAAATACCCTTTCAAAAACCACCAATAAAATAAAAGAAGCAAAAAATATAAAAAAAAATATTTTTTGTCAAAACGTAATTTTTTTTTCTTAATATTGGTACAAATTAGAAATGTAATTTATTAATCATTAACAACTTATTTGAATTAATTTTCACGTGATGAAAAAGAGTAACCGAAAAGAATTAAACTGGGAGCAAACAGAAAAACTTGTTACAATGGCTTTAGAAGAAAAAAATCCTTTTGAAATAATTAAAAAGGAATTTGGTCTGGCCGAAAAAGAGATTCTGGAAATCATGAAAAAGAAGATGCCAGCAGAAAAATTTGAAATGTGGAAAAAGAAAGCCGTAGCAAATAAACCAAAACCGAAACCAGTTAAAATTGATGATTTTGACGAAGATTTGGATGGTAAATACTATATAAAAAATAAACTTGATTAGTTTTAAAGCTCCTGTACTTCAGGAGCTTTTTTTTTAATTGATAATAAAACTGAATTTAGTAAACGAAAAAATCCAATCTATGAAATTACGATTCACAGATTGATTTTTTTTTTATTAAGACTAT carries:
- a CDS encoding DMT family transporter; the encoded protein is MTKNNVLKGVFLVALGATSYGMLATFVKIAYGDGYTTAEVTTSQFIYGIIGILILNLIQKVKNKNKTPKASKKNIFQLMLAGTSLGMTSIFYYLAVKYIPVSIGIVLLMQTVWIGVLLEWFLDKKAPSFQKIISVLIVLIGTALAINIFKIDFNDSNNNWPLGILFGLLAAASFTTTMFTANRVATAISPTQRSLYMILGGAVIVFTFAIFTQVTPFNFEIFAKWGIIMALFGTIIPPMLLNAGFPLTGIGLGSIVSALELPVSVMMAYTLLNEKVDPLQWFGIALIILAIIIMNVNLKKKAETPGH
- a CDS encoding DoxX family protein; amino-acid sequence: MNLPWHLYVMAFIYFVAGINHFRNPRLYIKIIPPSFPNPKLLNIISGLAEILLGIGLCIPIISNYAAWGVIALLIAVFPANIYMFTNQKASMGLPKWVLLLRIPLQLLLIFWAYQYT
- a CDS encoding alpha-ketoglutarate-dependent dioxygenase AlkB family protein, which gives rise to MNSLFDFASEPLFLGLPDAEIIYYPEFYDKPAADLMYTELVKDILWQQDEIRVFGKIHPQPRLTALYGNEGKSYSYSNIKMQPHPWNLLLQKIKSEVEKVAETHFSTVLLNYYRDGKDSNGWHADNEKELGLNPIIASVSFGAERVFQLKHNSDIGQKQNIVLQHGSLLLMKGTTQHFWKHQIPKTAKPIGSRINLTFRLIK
- a CDS encoding sterol desaturase family protein encodes the protein MNEIISYFSTIPSSHRSLILVGGITLFWLIENAFPLFNFSYKKWRHASINIFLTATTIVVNFFLAFILLKTANWTIANDFGVLQWLPEMSIWLYALIGLLLLDLIGAYLVHLVEHKVKILWRFHIIHHTDTWVDTTSANRHHPGESVIRFAFTTLGVLVVGSPMWMVFLYQTLSVIATQFNHANISLPKKLDTVLSYFIVSPDMHKVHHHHVLPYTDSNYGNIFSVWDRLFRTYKTLPRAEIKYGIDTYPDPKEHNNLKILLKIPFQKPPIK
- a CDS encoding DUF2805 domain-containing protein — protein: MKKSNRKELNWEQTEKLVTMALEEKNPFEIIKKEFGLAEKEILEIMKKKMPAEKFEMWKKKAVANKPKPKPVKIDDFDEDLDGKYYIKNKLD